In the genome of Mycobacteriales bacterium, one region contains:
- a CDS encoding response regulator, with protein MSRILVVDDDITLLRTLTLNLQARHHEVDAVSSGAAALTSAATRRPDLAIVDLGLPDMDGLEVVAGLRRGSPLPILVLSARGEQSDKIAALDAGSDDHISKPFGMEELLARVRASLRRGGPGSAGFPVVVAASFTADLAARTVTSAAGGHVHLTPTEWHLLEELTRRPGQLVGQLELLRAVWGSVYGHESRHYLRVYMAQLRRKLEPDPSSPRHLITVPGSGYRFDP; from the coding sequence GTGAGCCGGATCCTCGTCGTCGACGACGACATCACCCTGCTGCGCACCCTCACGTTGAACCTCCAGGCCCGCCACCACGAGGTCGACGCCGTGTCCAGCGGTGCCGCCGCGCTGACGAGTGCTGCGACACGCCGGCCGGATCTGGCCATCGTCGACCTCGGCCTTCCTGACATGGACGGGCTGGAGGTGGTGGCCGGCCTTCGACGCGGGTCCCCGCTGCCGATCCTGGTCCTGTCGGCCCGGGGGGAGCAGAGCGACAAGATCGCCGCGCTCGACGCCGGCAGCGATGACCACATCTCCAAACCCTTCGGAATGGAGGAGCTCCTGGCCCGGGTGAGGGCGTCGCTTCGCCGCGGCGGCCCAGGCAGCGCTGGCTTTCCAGTGGTGGTCGCTGCGTCGTTCACTGCTGATCTGGCCGCTCGCACGGTCACCTCCGCCGCCGGCGGCCACGTGCACCTCACGCCGACCGAGTGGCACCTGCTCGAGGAGCTCACCCGCCGCCCCGGCCAGCTCGTCGGCCAGCTCGAGCTGTTACGCGCGGTGTGGGGCAGCGTGTACGGCCACGAGTCCCGGCACTACCTGCGCGTCTACATGGCCCAGCTGCGCCGCAAGCTCGAACCCGATCCTTCCAGTCCGCGCCACCTGATCACGGTGCCCGGCAGTGGATACCGCTTCGACCCCTGA
- a CDS encoding potassium transporter TrkG codes for MSLPVPGRHRPAERLPHPGRIIAVGFAAAIGVGTTLLSTPLATAGGGRASLEDALFTTTSAVCVTGLVTVDTGTYWSGFGQGVILLLIQLGGLGIMTVASLVAVIFSRRLGFRTRLIAQAETKALTAADIRRLIGRIVLFSLICEAVAAMILTLRFATTYDERPTRALYSGVFHAVSAFNNAGFGLYADSLVRYATDPWVSLTVATAVIIGGLGFPVVFELLRSWRRPRTWSVLTGVTVTVTGALLVVSTVVITATEATNPDTLGPLDGGQTLLAGFFTSVMPRTAGFNSIDIAALRPETLLFTDALMFIGGGSASTAGGIKVTTFGLLAYVLWAEMRGRPDVEVGRRKVPSTNQRQALAIALLGIGLVVISTFLLLVLTALPLHQVLFEAISAFATVGLSTGITADLPLPAHLLIIGLMFIGRIGPLTIASALALRERGRLRQLPEERTIVG; via the coding sequence GTGAGCCTGCCTGTCCCCGGCCGGCACCGACCTGCCGAGCGACTGCCCCATCCCGGGCGGATCATCGCGGTCGGCTTCGCCGCCGCCATCGGCGTGGGTACCACGCTGCTGTCGACGCCGCTGGCCACCGCCGGCGGGGGAAGGGCCAGCCTGGAGGACGCGTTGTTCACCACGACCTCGGCCGTGTGCGTGACGGGCCTGGTCACCGTCGACACCGGTACCTATTGGTCCGGGTTCGGCCAGGGCGTGATCCTGCTGCTCATCCAGCTGGGCGGGCTCGGGATCATGACGGTCGCCAGCCTGGTCGCGGTGATCTTCTCGCGTCGGCTGGGCTTTCGCACGCGTCTGATCGCGCAGGCCGAGACCAAGGCGCTCACCGCTGCGGACATCCGCCGGCTGATCGGCCGGATCGTTCTGTTCAGCCTCATCTGCGAAGCCGTGGCGGCGATGATCCTGACGCTGCGTTTCGCGACGACCTACGACGAGCGGCCGACGAGGGCGTTGTACAGCGGTGTGTTCCACGCCGTCTCGGCGTTCAACAACGCCGGCTTCGGCCTCTACGCCGACAGCCTCGTGCGCTACGCCACCGATCCCTGGGTGAGCCTGACCGTCGCCACGGCCGTCATCATCGGCGGGCTGGGCTTCCCCGTGGTGTTTGAGCTGCTGCGGTCCTGGCGCCGACCCAGGACCTGGTCCGTGCTCACGGGCGTCACCGTGACGGTCACCGGGGCACTGCTCGTCGTCAGCACGGTCGTGATCACCGCCACCGAGGCGACCAACCCGGACACACTCGGTCCGTTGGACGGCGGGCAGACGCTGCTCGCCGGCTTCTTCACCTCGGTCATGCCGCGCACCGCCGGGTTCAACAGCATCGACATTGCGGCGTTGCGGCCCGAGACTTTGCTGTTCACCGATGCGTTGATGTTCATCGGTGGGGGCAGTGCCAGCACCGCCGGTGGCATCAAGGTCACCACGTTCGGCCTGCTGGCCTACGTGCTCTGGGCGGAGATGCGCGGCCGGCCCGACGTCGAAGTCGGGCGACGCAAGGTCCCCTCGACCAACCAGCGGCAAGCCCTTGCCATCGCGTTGCTCGGCATCGGCCTCGTCGTCATCTCGACCTTCCTGCTCCTGGTCCTGACCGCACTGCCGCTCCATCAGGTGTTGTTCGAGGCGATCTCCGCGTTCGCCACCGTGGGGCTGTCCACCGGCATCACTGCGGACCTGCCGCTCCCAGCGCACCTGCTGATCATCGGGCTCATGTTCATCGGACGCATCGGCCCGCTCACCATCGCCTCTGCCCTTGCCCTGCGTGAGCGCGGGCGGCTGCGCCAGCTTCCTGAGGAAAGGACCATCGTTGGCTAG
- a CDS encoding copper resistance protein CopC, with protein MRRLTAVLFALFALVALLLPAQPAFAHAALLESTPVDGVLLQVAPGAVVLRFSERVGTSLGAVRVVAPDGNRADTGRVETRAGGKEVVAPLRDGLAPGTYLLLWRVVSEDSHPVSGASTFSVGRESAVAAAVPEQNAGGTAGALLTVSRGVLYAGLVLLVGGVAFVMVVWRAGQQVRAVRRVLWSGWGLAVTGSAAGLLLQGPYAAGLPLSDAPSLVDDVLGTRFGMATGTRLALLALAGVLLVRRLSWSTALPVGAGLLVTTSLVGHAGAGQYVPVALPADALHLGAVSAWLGGLALLALVVLRRGEILAEVLPRWSRWAAGSVVVLVATGTFASWREVRELGALTGTTYGRLLLVKTALVAGMLVLGALGRAWVRRHYALPVVHANADLPEPVRTVPDARRLRRSVLLEAGTAVVVLAVTAALVETTPARSAYAPLISETKVVAGDLRVQVDLEPARAGLNQMHVYYTGAGGKAVDVEEVTARFTRVGTDEVVPVDVPPDSLGHYEQLKVPLPDPGQWRLLLTTRTSDVDAPATSFTFRIR; from the coding sequence GTGAGGCGGCTCACGGCGGTCCTGTTCGCGCTGTTCGCGCTGGTCGCGCTGCTGCTGCCTGCTCAGCCGGCATTCGCGCACGCCGCGCTGCTGGAATCGACGCCGGTGGACGGGGTGCTGCTGCAGGTGGCGCCGGGCGCGGTCGTGCTGCGGTTCAGCGAGCGGGTCGGGACCTCGCTGGGCGCGGTGCGCGTCGTGGCGCCGGATGGCAACCGCGCCGACACCGGCCGGGTCGAGACACGCGCGGGCGGCAAGGAGGTTGTCGCGCCGCTGCGGGACGGCCTTGCGCCGGGGACGTACCTGCTGCTGTGGCGGGTGGTCAGCGAGGACAGCCACCCGGTGAGCGGCGCGTCGACGTTCAGCGTCGGCCGGGAGAGTGCGGTCGCCGCGGCCGTGCCCGAGCAGAACGCCGGAGGGACTGCCGGTGCGCTGCTCACCGTCAGCCGCGGCGTCCTGTATGCGGGCCTAGTGCTGCTTGTCGGCGGCGTCGCCTTCGTCATGGTCGTCTGGCGTGCCGGGCAGCAGGTGCGGGCGGTACGCCGGGTGCTGTGGAGCGGCTGGGGCCTGGCCGTGACCGGCAGCGCGGCCGGGCTGCTGCTCCAGGGCCCGTACGCCGCCGGCCTGCCGCTGTCCGACGCCCCGAGCCTGGTCGACGATGTGCTGGGCACCCGCTTCGGCATGGCGACCGGGACCCGGTTGGCGCTGCTGGCCTTGGCCGGAGTCCTGCTCGTGCGTCGGCTGTCGTGGTCGACGGCGTTGCCGGTCGGTGCTGGGCTGCTGGTCACGACGTCGCTGGTGGGACATGCCGGCGCGGGTCAGTACGTGCCGGTCGCGTTGCCGGCTGACGCGCTGCACCTGGGGGCCGTGTCGGCCTGGCTCGGCGGGCTCGCGCTGCTCGCGTTAGTAGTGCTGCGGCGCGGCGAGATCCTGGCCGAGGTGCTGCCCCGCTGGTCGCGGTGGGCCGCGGGCAGCGTCGTCGTGCTGGTCGCCACCGGGACGTTCGCGTCCTGGCGGGAGGTCCGCGAGCTCGGCGCGCTGACCGGCACGACGTACGGCCGGCTCCTGCTCGTCAAGACCGCGCTGGTCGCCGGCATGCTCGTCCTGGGCGCACTGGGGCGGGCATGGGTGCGCCGGCACTACGCCCTGCCGGTCGTGCACGCGAACGCTGACCTGCCCGAGCCGGTGCGCACGGTGCCGGATGCGAGGCGGCTGCGGCGCAGTGTGCTGCTGGAGGCCGGTACAGCGGTCGTCGTCCTGGCTGTCACCGCGGCGCTGGTCGAGACGACGCCGGCGCGATCGGCGTACGCGCCGCTGATCAGCGAGACCAAGGTGGTCGCAGGTGATCTGCGGGTGCAGGTCGACCTCGAACCGGCCCGTGCCGGTCTGAACCAGATGCACGTCTACTACACCGGCGCCGGCGGCAAGGCCGTCGACGTCGAGGAGGTGACCGCCCGGTTCACCCGGGTCGGCACCGACGAGGTCGTCCCGGTCGACGTGCCCCCGGACTCGCTCGGCCACTACGAGCAGCTCAAGGTCCCGCTGCCCGACCCGGGCCAGTGGCGCCTGCTCCTGACGACTCGCACCAGCGACGTCGACGCGCCCGCCACCAGCTTCACCTTCCGCATCCGC
- a CDS encoding TrkA family potassium uptake protein yields MARYNEPVVVIGLGRFGSALALELARRGTDVLAVDSRSQVVQRLAGQLSQIVAADATDVEALQALGVQHFTRAVVAIGTDQQSSILATATLADLGVGAIWAKALDAQHARILERVGAHHVVLPEHDMGERVAHLVSGRMLDWIEIDDDWVLAKTQPPKYLAGVPLGESKLRSKHKVTVVAVKPENGTSFTHAGTDTVLRYGDHILVGGRPEDVEKFVDTL; encoded by the coding sequence TTGGCTAGATACAACGAGCCCGTCGTCGTCATCGGCCTCGGCCGTTTCGGCAGCGCCCTCGCACTCGAGCTCGCCCGCCGCGGCACCGACGTGCTCGCCGTCGACAGCCGCAGCCAGGTCGTCCAGCGCCTGGCCGGTCAGCTCAGCCAGATCGTCGCGGCGGACGCCACTGACGTCGAGGCCCTGCAGGCGCTCGGTGTGCAGCACTTCACCCGGGCCGTCGTCGCGATCGGCACCGACCAGCAGTCCAGCATCCTGGCCACAGCCACCCTCGCCGACCTCGGTGTCGGCGCCATCTGGGCCAAGGCGCTCGACGCCCAGCACGCACGCATCCTCGAGCGCGTCGGCGCCCACCATGTCGTCCTGCCCGAGCACGACATGGGCGAGCGCGTGGCCCACCTGGTCTCCGGTCGCATGCTCGACTGGATCGAGATCGATGACGACTGGGTCCTTGCCAAGACCCAGCCGCCCAAGTACCTCGCCGGAGTGCCCCTCGGCGAGTCCAAGCTGCGCTCCAAGCACAAGGTGACCGTCGTCGCCGTCAAGCCGGAGAACGGCACATCGTTCACCCACGCCGGCACGGACACGGTCCTGCGCTACGGAGACCACATCCTCGTCGGCGGCCGACCGGAGGACGTCGAGAAGTTCGTCGACACCCTGTGA
- a CDS encoding ATP-binding protein translates to MPAPDRSVRGVLPAPTAGISRWRQAAGAAVALLGIPTIMLALAGRRDEVLLSTPLLLVLSVVVVAALIGGIRPALPAAVFGFLLLNFVFTEPYGTFDVHRLDQGLALVVYIATAAAVSVVVDVAARRQSEAARASAEALELSALAGAQSGAQDSPAEVLQRICDVFGLRHAAVVEAVSVGWRVLEQAGQPGGGPEIVVPVSDNRALQVTGRALNAPDQRVLTAFARAAVRATEGRVLAEQAAEAQRLVSIDQLRTALLAGVGHDLRTPLAGIKAAVSSLRAEDVHWTDAERAELLAVVETSADRLGGLVTNLLAASRLDAGVLSVDLASVDVEEIIGRGLSGLGDNKRVVVDLPGHLPLVQADVGLAERVIANLVDNALEHSGKGTNVLIAAAERSRDVVISVIDTGPGITTAQSRDLFAPFQRLGDRKPGGLGLGLSVARGFTEAMGGTLEAERTQGGGLTMNVRLPKVEW, encoded by the coding sequence ATGCCCGCTCCTGACCGCAGCGTCCGCGGAGTCCTGCCGGCTCCGACAGCAGGGATCTCCCGGTGGCGTCAGGCTGCGGGTGCCGCTGTCGCACTGCTCGGCATCCCCACCATCATGCTTGCCCTGGCCGGACGGCGCGATGAGGTGCTGCTGAGCACACCGTTGCTGCTCGTGCTCAGCGTGGTCGTCGTCGCTGCCCTCATCGGCGGGATACGTCCCGCGCTGCCCGCGGCCGTCTTCGGCTTCCTGCTGCTCAACTTCGTCTTCACAGAGCCGTATGGCACCTTCGATGTCCACCGCCTCGACCAAGGGCTTGCGCTGGTGGTGTACATCGCGACGGCGGCGGCGGTGAGCGTCGTCGTCGACGTGGCCGCCCGCCGGCAGTCGGAGGCAGCCCGGGCGTCGGCGGAGGCTCTGGAGCTGTCGGCCCTCGCCGGTGCGCAGAGCGGGGCGCAGGACAGCCCGGCCGAGGTGCTACAGCGCATCTGTGACGTGTTCGGCCTCAGACATGCAGCAGTGGTCGAAGCCGTCTCGGTGGGCTGGCGCGTCCTGGAGCAGGCCGGTCAACCGGGCGGCGGACCCGAGATCGTGGTCCCGGTGTCGGACAATCGTGCGCTGCAGGTGACCGGGAGAGCATTGAATGCCCCCGATCAGCGCGTGCTGACCGCCTTTGCCCGCGCTGCCGTCCGTGCCACCGAGGGCCGGGTGCTTGCTGAGCAGGCTGCGGAGGCTCAGCGGCTGGTCAGCATCGACCAGCTCCGCACCGCGTTGCTGGCCGGCGTGGGCCATGACCTCCGCACACCGCTGGCCGGGATCAAGGCGGCCGTCAGCAGCCTGCGCGCGGAGGACGTGCACTGGACGGACGCCGAGCGCGCCGAGCTGCTTGCGGTCGTCGAGACGTCAGCAGACCGCCTCGGTGGGCTGGTGACGAACCTCCTGGCCGCCTCGCGGCTGGACGCAGGCGTGCTGAGCGTGGACCTCGCTTCGGTCGACGTCGAGGAGATCATCGGCCGTGGCCTCAGTGGGCTCGGCGACAACAAGCGCGTCGTTGTCGACCTGCCCGGGCACCTGCCGCTGGTTCAGGCCGATGTGGGGCTTGCAGAGCGAGTGATCGCGAACCTGGTGGACAACGCCCTCGAGCACAGCGGCAAGGGCACCAACGTGCTCATCGCCGCCGCTGAACGCAGCCGCGATGTCGTCATCTCCGTCATCGACACCGGACCGGGAATCACCACGGCACAGAGTCGCGACCTGTTCGCTCCTTTCCAGCGGCTCGGCGATCGCAAGCCCGGAGGTCTCGGCCTCGGACTCTCCGTCGCGCGCGGCTTCACTGAGGCGATGGGCGGCACTCTCGAGGCCGAGCGGACACAGGGCGGGGGACTGACGATGAACGTCCGACTGCCGAAGGTGGAGTGGTGA
- a CDS encoding sigma-70 family RNA polymerase sigma factor: MDELAGWADAARDGDPVAVTALVRATQGDVRRLCAYLVDDASADDLAQETYVRALRALPSYEARAPFRPWLLSIARRACADALRRRTRRRRLLVRLQGGLAETVPDATGDVAAADLLSRLDPDRRAAFVLTQVLGLSYADAAQACEVPVGTIRSRVARARDDLAGQVAHRDAR, from the coding sequence GTGGACGAGCTGGCAGGGTGGGCAGACGCGGCGCGCGACGGCGACCCCGTCGCCGTGACCGCGCTCGTGCGCGCCACCCAGGGAGACGTCCGCCGCCTGTGCGCCTACCTCGTCGACGACGCCAGCGCCGACGACCTCGCGCAGGAGACCTACGTGCGGGCGCTACGGGCGCTGCCGTCCTACGAGGCGCGGGCACCGTTCCGGCCGTGGCTGCTGTCGATCGCCCGCCGCGCCTGTGCCGACGCGCTCCGCCGGCGGACCCGCCGCCGCCGGCTGCTCGTCCGGCTGCAAGGCGGACTGGCAGAAACCGTCCCCGACGCGACCGGCGATGTCGCCGCCGCCGATCTGCTCTCACGGCTCGACCCGGACCGCCGGGCTGCGTTCGTGCTCACGCAGGTGCTCGGCCTGTCCTACGCCGACGCCGCGCAGGCCTGCGAAGTGCCCGTCGGGACGATCCGCAGCCGCGTCGCCCGCGCGCGGGACGACCTCGCGGGCCAAGTCGCGCACCGCGACGCCCGCTGA